A stretch of Zymoseptoria tritici IPO323 chromosome 1, whole genome shotgun sequence DNA encodes these proteins:
- the sdg2427 gene encoding uncharacterized protein: protein MPLQCQTFTAAHQWLSTRPHASSLLLGTPLTEIKSSSPNRGQGLFAARPIPAFTQLLTDTPLVLMTPTDDLPHLYAQFQTFSRPQRELYLALSYTSDSHRAAMMQDKLLQRGFSPDELAEMITVASIMQTNAFNVDLADGLGSTYRAMFAKVARINHACAPNAHVCYYPPDPEYERGRMVVHSLRPLEKGEEVLISYFNILMPRDDRTLRTRKWGFECACPVCDETAPGHRRAEGLRKEFNDFKTEQGKLVTKPSTSAKELSKLTRCIARGQALTETTADFPDLIPALPDVYDGLALLQAKVLLSQNRPFERKEVLELLEKAAVWDAKITGLSSPATAKRLHKLSQFVVKTDERGRYA, encoded by the exons ATGCCACTCCAATGCCAAACCTTCACAGCAGCACACCAATGGCTCTCCACGCGCCCCCatgcctcctccctcctcctcggaaCACCCCTCACAGAAATAAAGTCCTCCAGCCCAAATCGTGGCCAAGGCCTCTTCGCCGCACGTCCCATCCCAGCCTTCACCCAACTCCTCACCGACACACCCTTGGTCTTGATGACACCCACCGATGACCTGCCGCACCTCTACGCTCAATTTCAAACTTTCTCCAGACCCCAGAGAGAGCTGTATCTTGCCCTAAGCTACACTTCCGACTCCCACCGCGCCGCGATGATGCAGGATAAGCTTCTACAACGTGGTTTCAGTCCCGATGAGCTAGCGGAGATGATCACCGTCGCCAGTATCATGCAGACGAACGCTTTCAACGTCGATCTGGCTGATGGTTTGGGCTCGACGTATCGTGCCATGTTTGCAAAGGTCGCGAGGATTAATCATGCTTGTGCGCCGAATGCGCATGTTTGCTACTACCCTCCTGATCCTGAGTAtgagagagggaggatggtGGTGCACTCACTAAGACCGCTCGAGAAAGGTGAGGAAGTGCTAATATCCTACTTCAACATTCTCATGCCGCGAGATGACAGAACGCTGCGAACCAGGAAGTGGGGGTTCGAATGTGCATGTCCGGTATGCGATGAGACGGCGCCCGGGCACAGACGAGCCGAGGGGTTGAGGAAGGAGTTCAACGACTTTAAGACGGAGCAGGGCAAGCTCGTGACGAAACCGAGCACGTCTGCGAAAGAATTGAGCAAGCTGACGAGATGTATCGCACGAGGTCAAGCACTGACTGAGACGACGGCGGACTTCCCGGATCTGATACCTGCACTGCCGGATGTATATGATGGTTTGGCGCTCCTGCAGGCGAAAGTACTGTTGTCGCAGAATCGGCCATTTGAGAGGAAAGAGGTTCTGGAGCTTTTGGAGAAGGCTGCCGTTTGGGATGCGAAGATCACGGGTTTGAGCAGTCCTGCGACGGCGAAGAGGCTGCATAAATTGTCACAGTTTGTTGTCAAAACGGATGAGAGAG GTAGGTACGCTTGA
- the MgPP2Aregb1 gene encoding MgPP2Aregb1, protein phosphatase regulatory beta sub-unit 1 (protein phosphatase 2A regulatory beta sub-unit 1), which translates to MVEAGEGGTQPTWKFTQCFGDKGDVEDITEADIISTVEFDQTGNYLATGDKGGRVVLFERNETKKTCEYKFHTEFQSHEPEFDYLKSLEIEEKINKIKWCRRQNASHYLLSTNDKTIKLWKVFEKSLKVVAENNLSSELTPAGTGGANGGGPVRYPNTHNFRSTADLKFPRMTHHDTVVAAVPRRVYANAHAYHINSISVNSDGETFISSDDLRINLWNLNIQDQSFNIVDIKPANMEELTEVITAAEFHPQSCNWFMYASSKGTIKLADMRQRALCDEHAKQFEQEEDPSSRSFFSEIISSISDVRFSYDGRYILSRDYLTVKIWDVNMERQPVKTIPIHEHLRPRLCDTYENDSIFDKFEVVFSGDAKNVMTGSYNNNFMIYPSEEGKDTEVVLQADKSAFKAKKVGIPTPMNSATSPGSKDGKKGSRASSPAGGAQRMRKETDADQIDFNKKILHMSWHPQEDSIAIAATNNLFVFSAL; encoded by the exons ATGGTGGAAGCCGGGGAAGGCGGTACCCAGCCCACCTGGAAGTTCACGCA ATGCTTCGGTGACAAAGGCGACGTCGAGGACATCACAGAAGCGGACATAATATCCACCGTCGAATTTGATCAGACCGGCAATTACCTCGCTACCGGCGACAAGGGCGGCCGTGTGGTCCTGTTTGAGCGTAACGAGACCAAAAAGACTTGCGAATACAAGTTTCACACCGAGTTCCAATCGCACGAGCCCGAATTCGACTACCTCAAATCGCTGGAAATAGAAGAGAAGATCAACAAAATCAAGTGGTGCAGGAGACAGAATGCCTCACACTACTTGTTGTCCACCAATGACAAGACGATCAAGTTGTGGAAGGTGTTCGAGAAGTCACTCAAGGTTGTGGCGGAGAACAATCTTTCCTCTGAGCTCACACCGGCCGGTACTGGTGGAGCAAATGGAGGCGGACCAGTTCGATACCCCAACACGCACAACTTCCGAAGCACGGCGGATCTGAAGTTTCCACGAATGACACATCATGACACCGTGGTCGCTGCTGTTCCCAGAAGAGTCTACGCCAACGCACACGCATACCACATCAACAGCATCTCGGTCAACAGCGACGGCGAGACATTTATCAGCTCAGACGACCTACGGATAAATCTATGGAATCTCAACATCCAAGACCAGAGCTTCAACATCGTTGACATCAAGCCGGCGAACATGGAGGAGCTCACGGAAGTCATCACAGCGGCAGAGTTCCACCCACAAAGCTGCAATTGGTTCATGTACGCGTCGAGTAAAGGTACCATCAAGCTGGCGGACATGAGGCAACGGGCGCTGTGTGATGAGCATGCCAAACAAttcgagcaggaggaggatccGTCATCGCGATCATTCTTCTCCGAGATCATCTCCTCAATCTCGGACGTTCGCTTCTCCTACGACGGCCGGTACATCCTCTCCCGCGACTATCTCACCGTCAAGATCTGGGATGTGAACATGGAGCGACAGCCGGTCAAGACTATCCCAATCCATGAGCATCTCCGCCCTCGGTTATGCGACACCTACGAGAATGACAGCATCTTCGACAAGTTCGAGGTCGTCTTCTCGGGCGACGCAAAGAACGTCATGACCGGATCCTACAATAACAACTTCATGATCTATCCTTCCGAGGAGGGCAAGGATACTGAGGTTGTGTTGCAGGCCGACAAGAGTGCAttcaaggcgaagaaggtgggCATCCCGACACCGATGAACTCTGCAACCAGCCCTGGTTCAAAGGATGGTAAGAAGGGCAGCCGAGCAAGCAGTCCTGCTGGTGGTGCGCAGAGGATGCGCAAGGAGACCGACGCGGACCAGATCGACTTCAACAAGAAGATTTTGCACATGAGCTGGCATCCACAGGAAGATAGCATTGCTATCGCAGCGACAAACAAC ctcttcgtcttctccgctttGTAG
- a CDS encoding SUMO family protein codes for MSENNGSPAGEKPEDQQPVSEHLNIKVTDSSNEVFFKIKRSTQLKKLMDAFCERQGKSPQSVRFLFDGQRVNSSDTPDTLEMADGDCLEVHQEQIGGSC; via the exons ATGTCTGAGAACAACGGATCCCCCGCCGGCGAAAAGCCCGAAGACCAGCAACCCGTCAGTGAGCACTTGAACATCAAAGTGACCGACAGCTCGAACGAAGTCTTTTTCAAGATCAAGCGCTCAACCCAGCTCAAGAAGTTGATGGACGCCTTCTGTGAGCGTCAGGGAAAGAGCCCTCAGAGTGTGCGCTTCTTGTTCGACGGACAGCGTGTCAACTCTTCGGATACGCCGGATACT CTTGAGATGGCCGACGGCGACTGCCTCGAAGTGCACCAGGAGCAGATCGGCGGATCCTGCTGA